The window GTTGTTCTCCACAAATCAAAATCACGCCGTGTGCATCTCCAGAACCATCATGTTCAAATCCAGGACAACCTGGAAGGTGTGTTTTatcaaatagtttttaataaaacaccttattgaaaaaaattttttatagtattttaataGTATACACTACAGTATTGTAGAATTATAAtggcatataaaaattagccgtgtaatttattaatttttgttaagaaaaatgaaaaattagaattttaaacgaacaaatatttatttagttataaattataattaaatattaagattattttttacttgttcACAGATGCTGCCATGCTTATGTGCAGCGAATTGAATCTCAACTGGAAGAATTTCGAATGGAAATGGAAAGGATGCGATCGCGTTCCGATGCTATTCTTGATATGCTCAATATGCTTCATTCAGTGGATACAAACTAAAGGAATCTactttaaagttaattatttctcttttatatgtacatatatcatatttttttattttagttttttctcAGCCAGAACCATTATATGCCTCGTTCTACTTCATCGCTTATAAAAGAAGTATATTAtccatttgttaaataaaatatataaatatatataatgaaaaagataTGTTTACTAATATATGCATATCTAACAGTGATACATGCCATTTTTTGGTTAAAGTTTCTAATAAGATAGCTGTATATCtacacatttataatatattttccatgTGAAGAAATTAATCTCtgtgtgaaataaatatacaataagcattacatttgtaacccgtgttaaaaaaaatgaagtagATGATCGCTGTTTAGTAAAGATGCAAaaccttattttatttttttatatttcaaatgtcTTACAGTTTTTACATCAAAAACGTGAcggtataataattatcaattagcTTTGTCAATTGTTTCAAAAtggcatttaaaatataaatccatAACAAGATTCTGTGTGATGTTAtgtagtatattttaatttcgttataatgaacaaaaatatatagtaatattattgaGAAATCATGTGTATTTAATAGTTGCAATCGCAGGAATCGTCTATTGGTAAAGCACTTGGTGTTTCTCCTTGACCAAGAAAGATATTACTGTAGGAATTTTTGAGATAATTTACATGACCTTGTAACGATTTTATACGACCTTGCGCGTGTTTAAATGCCTCATTCAAGTTATTTATTTGACTCTGCATCTTCTGCCTTATCTGCATACAATTAACAAGAAACTTGTCATAAATACACTcctattcattaatatttccaCGTATTTACAACCGGTACCTCGTCTCTATCCCGTTGGGCAGCACGTGCTGTTGCTCTACATTGTGCTAATTGTTTTTCCATTTCAGCGATTTGACCTTGCATCGATCTTCGCATAGTTTCGCATCGCtcttttgttcttgctacttGTCGAGCGGAATCCTCCCTTATCTTAAACACGGAGACTAGTAttcgcaaataattttttttatcacattaaATTGACACGTACCTGTTCCAACATTGATGACAGCTGTGTATTTTCATGCATTTTTTCATCAATACGCTTTTGCAATTGCGCTTCGTGTTCCTCAAATCGTGCCaaagtatttttcattttttcgttttcgtGTCGCAACTCGCTGcactttttttctatctcttcAGACTTATCGGATCCTCTTTCATCCTATataagcaattatttttaactaaaataacgTTTGATTAAGTAATATGGCATATTGCAACCTGAAATGCCTGATGTTCAGTGCGCAACACATCCAATTGATTTTGCAAGGTTTGAATCTTGTCCTTGCACCCTAGTAATTCTCGCGACAGATCCTCGCAGCTACGTTCGGCGACTAAACGCATCTGTTGTGCTTCCTGCATCTTTATTTGCATTTGTTTCAAGATATCGGGTAATGGTGCAAGTTCAGCTAATTTCTCTTGAAATTGATTCTAATTCAATTGCATTAACACATACAAAATAAGAGATTATAGTTTTACTTAATAACGCTTTAATCTTAATAGCCAAGcgtaatagaattaatatttgtactttTACACGGCCGATTTCCAAAGTAACATTTTCATTCATTCGCGCATTGTCCATTTCCATAAGATCTAGCTGCCTGCGTTGTTCTTCAACTTGTTGCTGAGCCTGAGATCatattgattttgtttttataattgcgtTTTCGCGATTGAGAATAAATGTCgaactaaaatttattcaaaaaatcgCAACAATATCCCAACCAacttgcaaatatttattgcgaTAATCCTCTAATTGAGCAGCTTGATCTTGAATCAAGGAACGAAGTTCCTCCAATTCGTCTTGTGCTTCTCGAAAACGTTGCTTCGCTACTATCAAAGCCTGTTCCTGTTCGATGAGATGTTCCTTATGACCTGTCTCAAAGTTAATATGCATTttgttatgaatattaaattagagatttatatactatttttccATAGTGAAAAGAATTACCCtcaaatttccttttttccgtctctaaaaattttaatcgttcTTGAACATCTATCAGTTTTATCTCCATtcgttctttctcttcttttgcATCTCTTATATCTTGCTTGAACTTCTCTGCTTCTGTTCTCATGCACGATACCTCGCACAACTTACTTTTATAATCATCTTGAAGTCGAGCGTATTGTTCGCGAAGATCGCGTAATTGTTGAGCGCAAGTACTAGTGCCCTTTATAAAATACGTTATCGTAATTATTCAAAGCATGTAATTAAATTCGCTTACAATCTTACCATGGCTGTGTTTGTACAAGAACCTGTACACATCAAAGGTGCAGCCGTAGTCATCTATATttgatacaaatatatacatatatatatatatatatatatatatatatatatatatatattattctttatttgctatttatgatttcgcgcgcgcgtgtgtgtaaaataacgaaaaaaatcacGGCTTGGCAAACTACatcaaattgtaaatatattaccCTCGATTGACACACTGTACAGTGTACCCATGCATCAACTCTGAAGTCAAATAagtcacataaatttttaacttaaaatatttaaaattaaaaaagatgatgtttttgtaaaaactgattttttccggaaattacaattttcaagattttttttaacatgaaggttttcatattttaacattgtaataatcaaataatattctaaaaagaTTGAAGTTAATCCCCAATTTGTTTAGTTATCATATCTCTGATAGTTTTAAAACAGTGACCGtttgaaaatcaatataagTACCCAGTGTGAAAACGATGTGACTGGAGATAAATGTGACAACCGAgggttaaatataaaaaaaatacatatgtagaaatttatattgtttgaaatataaaagaaacttcaaacactacataaaatataagctGTGTAGATACTTGGGTAAGAGGCACCGCGGATACAGCAGGTACTTTGGACGTTATCGGTAGTCCTGGCGTGGATGTCACGCATGTCGAAGTCGGAGGTGGGCAACAACCACACGGTGCACAAGGCCCTGTACATTTGAGCAATTTACGTTGTTGTTCCAGTTGTTGCCGTTCCCGTTGCACATTTGCCAATTCCATTTGCATGTTACGAACCTCAGTTTCCATACTACCTAATTGTTGTTCCTGAAGATGTCATTAAATAAGCCGattttgcatttaattgatttaaacaatttttaactaatttctTACagaatatcaatataaaatttattagtttcaaaataaaaaatataaaaatgataatagatatgcataaaatatatgagaattattatctctttttatcggttacattatgatttattaaacCTTATATGTAGAATATGTAAGAAATGAGGAAGTCTAGTTAAAGAAAGTTTTTCCAATTggtttttttagaatattctcAGTTTTTACTactgtaaaaagaattatgcCAAATAGTTCTTAAAACTTACTAATTGTTTAGTGTTAGTACTATAAGCAGCAAGTTTATTTTCCAATTCTGCAGGACATGTTCCCCGAGGAAGTAATGGCTTAACAACGGTTGGACCTCGGGAATACATCTCCACGTTTTGCAAATCGTTGTTTATGGGATAACGATCCTCTGTTGGTGATCCACCTCCTGTAAGCCTCGGTGAATCtatgatattaaacattattcttttattagaaaaattaatcgtCTCCATAAACCTTTATTCTAACGAATAATATGCAGAGCATCTCggttctattattatttcttaatggTCAAATTAATAGTCTCTTGATAACGATTCGTCTTACTGCATGCGGTTTCCGTTGGCGATAAGGCATCAGTCAACGGTGATTGAAAACAGCTTTTGCATCGGCAATAAACGTCGTCCCGAGATTGCGCGTTAACATGCGGACGCGAAGATAATATTGGCGATGTCGACGGAGGAGACGGAGTGACACCTGAGCAGGTGTAACAACAAGTAGGTCTAATTACTAGTTGATTTAAAGTGGCCAATTGACGACTCAACTCCATATTCTCTTTGACAATTATACGCATTTCTGCTTGCAGGCCGCATACCTTCCTCTGTAAACTCTCGAGAGCCGtatctttttctaacaaaGCTTCTTCTAACTTGTACCTGTTCGTAGGACAACGGAACTTTCCAACCTTGGTCTTtcgctttattttaatagcaaaaatactttaacattttgatcttttgttatatttaaaatcaaaacacACAATtgagacaataaaaaaatacttaatcaAGACtaagatgtaaaattttcaaaaaccaAATAGTCATTAACgtgtacatttatttcattactatgatatattataagaCCGGGTTACATGTTAATGACGTATAACTGACATGCTTCAATGCTAAAAAGATGGTCACCGAGGGAACCGTATAATTTTCTAGCATTTTATTCGatcttctattatttttatcacataatcataaataaactaCCTATCAAGTATTAAagtcttttttatattgagtGTCCTGAAAAAATCAACTGACACAATTGTTTTCGTTTATCGGTCTCAGACGCACAAtggaaaaatattggatattaaaaataggatttagaattttttaatcagttCCTCAATGAAtagatattacaaataaataataaattcgtaattatttacatttatgatTTCTCACCGATTTTGATTACCTTTAAATATGTTCCCAGtaagcaaataattattgctgcaacgttattat of the Monomorium pharaonis isolate MP-MQ-018 chromosome 11, ASM1337386v2, whole genome shotgun sequence genome contains:
- the LOC105834454 gene encoding uncharacterized protein LOC105834454, with amino-acid sequence MKKRRPRSKNYSSPQKYCHAHERFSIRAKNIHDSKGRTFKQSYSKLQQNDGYCDISCIKKDAFSSLESFFDVKKLLNLHDAFPLAFYYYKKKLVKSPNATRSEPFETLFLQSFSSQTKLEPEFVFKEKPFVFKAYDKHNRVKIERNAKNKIKTNKKKEFLKASKSVELQFNDLICNQQYRSVNMTENKIPDSEILEDENLKKDETEAKEKNTDEDEHKDEGKDKNQTVTNKINNKNEGEETETGDQDKIKESKADNKEEVEAIETTDQDKVEKNEIDKNEVEKDKTDNGDKVSDDRIDGNGKNGMEDVTDDSVLLEKPSIPSDIVKDKVTESEEFVKPIISSPLLTDDIIIELKVMNERCILLTDEIQQLKREVLELSEKPELTEEDTLTIQEKQNVLTAKVAELEQLTQKFQKAREEVERLGEMEEVDEIKKRDEKEPFKKILEDHFEIPQIQYPEDKLPRVIVCGYTDVLPKLVVADTERKGREKCFEKLTGKLTESLTMQEKLVKENAQLEGGKYKLEEALLEKDTALESLQRKVCGLQAEMRIIVKENMELSRQLATLNQLVIRPTCCYTCSGVTPSPPSTSPILSSRPHVNAQSRDDVYCRCKSCFQSPLTDALSPTETACNSPRLTGGGSPTEDRYPINNDLQNVEMYSRGPTVVKPLLPRGTCPAELENKLAAYSTNTKQLEQQLGSMETEVRNMQMELANVQRERQQLEQQRKLLKCTGPCAPCGCCPPPTSTCVTSTPGLPITSKVPAVSAVPLTQMTTAAPLMCTGSCTNTAMGTSTCAQQLRDLREQYARLQDDYKSKLCEVSCMRTEAEKFKQDIRDAKEEKERMEIKLIDVQERLKFLETEKRKFEGHKEHLIEQEQALIVAKQRFREAQDELEELRSLIQDQAAQLEDYRNKYLQAQQQVEEQRRQLDLMEMDNARMNENVTLEIGRVKNQFQEKLAELAPLPDILKQMQIKMQEAQQMRLVAERSCEDLSRELLGCKDKIQTLQNQLDVLRTEHQAFQDERGSDKSEEIEKKCSELRHENEKMKNTLARFEEHEAQLQKRIDEKMHENTQLSSMLEQIREDSARQVARTKERCETMRRSMQGQIAEMEKQLAQCRATARAAQRDRDEIRQKMQSQINNLNEAFKHAQGRIKSLQGHVNYLKNSYSNIFLGQGETPSALPIDDSCDCNY